A single genomic interval of Trichosurus vulpecula isolate mTriVul1 chromosome 6, mTriVul1.pri, whole genome shotgun sequence harbors:
- the ODAPH gene encoding odontogenesis associated phosphoprotein codes for MAHSPSPGCFSYRLLVFWLIVTVAEGQRNRYNPFGVTEPNVNPTDCQIFTLTPPPATRPPVTTSRPVTFTTRWCRFPPFRKPGIPFGFPYHPFRRPNFAHHPNFPPHIHCNHPFSHQARKGFHLHYFPRRQSSRDSSSEEYRRKREVPALLKRI; via the exons ATGGCTCACTCACCATCACCAGGCTGTTTCTCCTACAGGCTGCTGGTTTTCTGGTTAATAGTAACTGTGGCAGAAG gTCAAAGAAACAGATATAACCCCTTTGGAGTAACAGAGCCGAATGTTAATCCTACAGACTGTCAAATCTTTACCCTCACTCCTCCCCCTGCTACCCGGCCTCCAGTAACAACCTCCAGGCCAGTCACTTTCACAACCAGATGGTGCCGTTTTCCTCCTTTCAGAAAACCCGGAATACCCTTTGGCTTCCCCTACCATCCTTTTAGACGTCCAAACTTCGCTCACCATCCAAACTTCCCGCCTCACATCCATTGCAATCACCCATTCTCACATCAGGCTCGGAAAGGATTCCACCTTCACTACTTCCCCAGAAGGCAATCCTCAAGAGACAGCTCATCAGAGGaatacagaaggaaaagagaagtccCTGCCCTTCTGAAGCGGATATGA